A single genomic interval of Cellvibrio sp. PSBB023 harbors:
- a CDS encoding MSHA biogenesis protein MshI codes for MKSIVEKINRLLPGPARTNQTIGVEFCPEGVAFAHIQRHASQQPLLLHCEFIPSSTGIDLAEQLRARLFKLGVQTTPANIVMSAGSYQLILGEAPKVPAEELAEALRWRVKDLVQFPISEAIVDGFLLPEDSARGSSRMAYAVVAQRKTIEQQVSYATTADLHLKNIDIPELVLRNLAEACCDTKRGIALVKLHQGGGNLQIIRDGNLYLSRQFSLSYNAGLLDDLPAEALVLELQRSLDYFERQMRQVPPSHIYLCGENITPDKLTPAIQNAMAVSIQVLDLANGIQIAEAIAEHHLALCLQAIGAALRQDQVGQG; via the coding sequence TTGAAGTCAATTGTTGAAAAAATAAACAGGCTCTTGCCTGGCCCTGCGCGTACCAATCAAACGATTGGCGTCGAGTTTTGCCCCGAGGGGGTTGCCTTCGCGCATATTCAACGTCATGCCTCCCAGCAGCCACTGTTACTCCACTGCGAATTTATTCCCTCTTCGACTGGTATTGATTTGGCTGAACAGCTGCGCGCGCGTTTATTCAAGCTCGGCGTACAAACAACGCCAGCCAATATCGTGATGAGTGCCGGTAGCTATCAGCTTATTTTAGGGGAAGCGCCCAAGGTGCCCGCCGAAGAGTTGGCAGAGGCATTGCGCTGGCGTGTTAAAGATTTGGTGCAATTCCCCATTTCCGAAGCGATTGTGGACGGTTTCCTGCTGCCGGAGGATAGCGCACGCGGTAGCAGCCGTATGGCCTACGCTGTTGTCGCCCAGCGCAAAACCATTGAACAACAAGTCAGCTATGCCACAACGGCAGATCTGCATTTGAAGAATATTGACATCCCCGAATTGGTGCTGCGCAATCTGGCCGAAGCCTGCTGCGATACCAAGCGCGGCATTGCCTTGGTAAAACTGCATCAGGGGGGGGGCAATTTACAAATTATTCGCGATGGCAATTTGTACTTATCGCGTCAATTCTCACTCTCCTACAATGCCGGTTTATTGGATGATTTACCCGCAGAAGCCTTGGTATTAGAGCTGCAGCGATCGCTGGATTATTTTGAGCGGCAAATGCGTCAGGTTCCGCCCAGCCACATCTATTTGTGTGGTGAAAATATCACTCCCGACAAACTCACGCCGGCGATTCAAAATGCAATGGCCGTTTCAATTCAAGTGCTGGATCTGGCCAATGGGATACAAATCGCCGAGGCGATTGCCGAGCATCATCTCGCACTGTGTTTACAGGCTATTGGCGCGGCCTTGCGTCAGGATCAAGTAGGGCAGGGCTAA
- the mnmC gene encoding bifunctional tRNA (5-methylaminomethyl-2-thiouridine)(34)-methyltransferase MnmD/FAD-dependent 5-carboxymethylaminomethyl-2-thiouridine(34) oxidoreductase MnmC, with protein MTDTIHHAQLEWDEEGQPLSSAFGDVYFSRANGLEETRHVFLQHNQLTERWQALSAGDHFTIAETGFGSGLNFLAAWDLWMRSAPTTAQLHFVTVEKFPLAKADLQRALSLWPELAELSTQLTAAYPVFVGTGIHRLRFMDGRITLTLIINDAALGFQQLLATSHPLFADCCAKVDAWFLDGFAPSKNPQMWSDELFTAIGQLSKPGTTAATFSAAGIVKQGLKLAGFTLQKVPGFGRKREMVKAIQNEPFVLPVSDLALARSYSPFPVPWTIAEQHTPLAGAKQALIIGGGLAGCTSARALAERGWQVTLIERHAQLAQEASGNPQGVLYAKLSPKQEAQAEFNLSALQFALGFYQSRWAQIGAQCGVLQLAHSESERQLQQQLHNRFAQASPLVEFVSAAQASALAGVSLQHGGLYFPQAGWINPRRLCESLVDHPAIHIINQCDAVDLTCDDQQWQVRNTSGDVIAQAPVAIIANARDAKQFTYTSALPINAIRGQITYLPATATSQPLASVICSEGYIAPAEQGVHCTGATFNLKDGERGLRTTDHQTNLDNLREPLASIYTDWQALALDKLGGRVAFRCTLPDYLPLVGPVAHEQAMRERFAPLRKNARAPVHLPGCYHAGLYINIGHGSRGLAYTPLCAELLAAQINNEILPLPRNLANALNPARFLIRNLVKNKP; from the coding sequence GTGACCGACACCATCCATCACGCCCAACTGGAATGGGATGAAGAAGGCCAACCACTGTCGAGTGCGTTTGGCGATGTGTACTTCTCCCGCGCCAATGGCCTGGAAGAAACACGCCATGTATTTCTGCAACACAATCAACTGACCGAACGCTGGCAAGCCTTATCGGCAGGCGATCACTTCACCATTGCCGAAACCGGTTTTGGTTCCGGGTTAAATTTTTTAGCGGCGTGGGACCTGTGGATGCGCAGTGCACCCACTACAGCACAATTGCATTTTGTAACGGTGGAAAAATTCCCCCTCGCCAAAGCCGATTTACAGCGCGCATTAAGTTTGTGGCCAGAGTTAGCTGAATTGTCCACACAGTTGACAGCCGCCTATCCGGTATTTGTTGGCACTGGCATTCATCGCCTGCGCTTTATGGATGGGCGCATCACACTCACGCTTATCATTAACGATGCGGCACTGGGCTTTCAGCAATTACTCGCCACCAGTCACCCACTGTTTGCCGATTGCTGTGCAAAAGTAGATGCCTGGTTTCTGGATGGTTTTGCTCCTTCTAAAAACCCACAGATGTGGAGCGATGAATTATTCACGGCCATAGGGCAATTGAGTAAACCCGGTACAACGGCAGCAACCTTCAGTGCAGCCGGTATTGTTAAACAGGGGCTAAAACTCGCCGGATTTACCCTTCAAAAAGTACCTGGCTTTGGGCGCAAACGGGAAATGGTTAAGGCCATACAAAATGAACCTTTTGTGCTGCCGGTATCCGATTTGGCTTTGGCGCGCAGCTATTCGCCCTTCCCGGTGCCCTGGACAATTGCCGAACAACACACCCCGCTGGCGGGCGCAAAACAAGCACTGATTATTGGCGGCGGTTTGGCGGGTTGTACCAGTGCCAGAGCCTTGGCAGAGCGCGGCTGGCAGGTAACGCTGATCGAGCGCCACGCACAACTGGCGCAAGAGGCATCGGGCAACCCGCAGGGCGTGCTCTATGCCAAGCTATCGCCAAAACAAGAAGCGCAGGCCGAATTTAATTTAAGTGCGCTGCAATTTGCATTGGGGTTTTACCAATCGCGCTGGGCACAGATAGGTGCGCAATGCGGCGTATTGCAATTGGCTCACAGTGAATCTGAACGGCAATTGCAGCAGCAACTCCACAACCGCTTTGCGCAGGCATCGCCCTTGGTGGAGTTTGTCTCCGCCGCGCAGGCCAGTGCGCTTGCCGGTGTGTCGCTGCAACATGGCGGTTTGTATTTTCCCCAAGCGGGATGGATTAATCCGCGCCGCTTGTGCGAGAGCTTGGTGGATCACCCTGCCATTCACATCATCAACCAGTGTGATGCGGTGGATCTGACCTGTGATGACCAGCAATGGCAAGTGCGCAATACCAGTGGCGATGTGATTGCCCAAGCACCAGTTGCCATCATCGCCAACGCGCGCGACGCCAAGCAATTTACCTACACCAGCGCATTACCTATTAACGCCATTCGCGGGCAAATCACCTACTTGCCCGCCACGGCTACCAGCCAGCCGCTAGCCAGCGTTATCTGCAGCGAGGGTTACATTGCCCCAGCGGAACAGGGCGTGCATTGCACCGGTGCAACGTTTAATTTAAAAGATGGTGAGCGCGGCTTGCGCACAACCGATCATCAAACCAATCTGGATAATCTGCGTGAGCCGTTGGCCAGTATCTACACTGACTGGCAGGCATTAGCGCTGGATAAGCTCGGCGGCCGGGTTGCCTTTCGCTGCACCCTTCCGGATTATTTACCGCTCGTTGGCCCGGTGGCTCATGAGCAGGCAATGCGGGAGCGATTTGCGCCGCTGCGGAAAAATGCCCGCGCTCCGGTACATTTGCCCGGCTGCTATCACGCCGGTTTGTACATCAATATCGGCCACGGCTCACGCGGTCTGGCCTATACCCCACTCTGCGCCGAACTGCTCGCCGCACAGATTAATAACGAAATCCTGCCGCTGCCACGCAACCTTGCTAATGCCCTGAACCCTGCGCGATTTTTGATTCGCAATCTGGTGAAAAATAAACCTTAG
- the fldB gene encoding flavodoxin FldB has product MSTSNIIGLFYGSSTCYTEMAGEKICKALHQHQGEACVDFFNIADTPIIQTQFYDYLIFGIPTWDYGELQEHWEEIWDELDELDFSGKKIAIYGLGDQVGYPEWFLDAMGYLHSKLVHRGAIPCGYWPRAGYEFEASKALTPDGNYFVGLALDEENEFNLSEQRIQQWCEQVLREFGL; this is encoded by the coding sequence ATGAGCACTAGCAACATCATCGGCCTGTTCTACGGCAGTTCCACGTGTTATACCGAAATGGCGGGCGAAAAAATCTGTAAGGCGCTGCACCAACATCAGGGCGAAGCCTGCGTGGATTTTTTTAATATCGCCGACACCCCCATTATTCAAACCCAATTTTACGACTACCTGATTTTTGGTATTCCCACCTGGGATTACGGCGAACTGCAAGAACATTGGGAAGAAATTTGGGACGAGTTGGACGAGTTGGATTTCAGCGGTAAAAAAATCGCCATTTATGGCTTGGGCGATCAAGTCGGCTACCCCGAATGGTTTTTGGATGCCATGGGTTATTTGCACAGCAAACTGGTGCATCGCGGTGCAATTCCCTGCGGTTACTGGCCGCGTGCCGGTTATGAATTTGAAGCCTCCAAAGCACTCACACCCGACGGCAATTATTTTGTCGGCCTGGCGCTGGATGAAGAAAACGAATTTAACCTGAGTGAACAGCGTATCCAGCAGTGGTGCGAACAAGTGCTGCGCGAGTTTGGCCTGTGA
- a CDS encoding ExeA family protein yields the protein MYRQHFGLREHPFSLTPDTQFYFNNQSHREVLSTLLLALRHSEGFIKIVGEVGTGKTLLSRKLLASLGDTFITAYIPNPYLTPDELKWFLAEEIGIAYSPDIPSYQLLKEINLRLVELAQQKRQVVLVVDEAQAMPRETIEALRLLTNLETEKSKLLQVVLFGQPELDELLDRPDLRQLKQRIVFSEYLQTIPKKSLPDYLAYRLASAGYSRASLFSASAIALLYKASGGVPRLINVIAHKAMLAAYGQGAERVNRQHMVRAIMDTAESRRYGRWLARRDYWLWPILAAGAATAIAIVPGLLGGMA from the coding sequence ATGTACCGTCAACATTTTGGGTTACGCGAGCATCCGTTCTCGCTCACACCGGACACCCAATTTTATTTTAATAACCAAAGCCACCGCGAGGTGTTAAGCACATTGCTGCTTGCACTTCGCCACAGCGAAGGGTTTATTAAAATTGTAGGAGAGGTGGGTACAGGTAAAACCTTACTGAGCCGTAAATTGTTAGCCAGTTTGGGCGATACTTTTATCACCGCCTATATTCCTAATCCTTATCTCACACCGGATGAATTGAAATGGTTTTTGGCAGAGGAAATCGGCATCGCCTATTCACCGGACATTCCCTCTTATCAATTACTCAAAGAGATTAACTTGCGCCTGGTCGAACTGGCGCAACAAAAGCGCCAAGTGGTGCTGGTGGTGGATGAAGCCCAGGCAATGCCACGCGAAACTATTGAAGCCTTGCGCCTGCTGACTAATCTTGAAACGGAAAAAAGCAAGCTGCTGCAAGTGGTGCTGTTTGGGCAACCGGAATTGGATGAGTTGTTGGATCGCCCGGATTTGCGCCAACTAAAACAGCGCATTGTGTTTTCTGAATATTTGCAAACTATTCCCAAAAAAAGTTTGCCTGACTATTTGGCTTATCGCCTTGCGTCAGCAGGTTATAGTCGTGCATCGCTATTTTCTGCCAGTGCTATCGCCTTGCTATACAAAGCATCCGGTGGTGTACCGCGTTTGATCAATGTTATTGCACACAAAGCGATGTTGGCAGCCTATGGACAGGGGGCAGAGCGTGTAAATCGCCAGCACATGGTGCGCGCCATTATGGATACTGCAGAAAGCCGTCGCTATGGGCGCTGGTTAGCGCGACGTGACTACTGGTTGTGGCCGATCCTGGCTGCCGGTGCCGCCACAGCTATTGCAATAGTACCGGGTTTACTGGGTGGTATGGCATGA
- a CDS encoding MSHA biogenesis protein MshJ, translated as MPVALQNLMEQIDSRVLRERVLIFFTVLAVIFLFWQLLLQSRIDQTTKALEAEQAQLTTEQQTLDSKIATLTLQMASDPAIAKRKNINDLQASVAQVETQLAGLSQGLISAELLPNVLQDVLARTTSVQLLQVRTFPASELQLGSPLPNPNTSANSASDTSASGTGVYKHSVLIRVSGTYAELVKLLQDIESLQWKFYWESLNYTVKKYPNAEIDIQVFTLSSEEGLLGV; from the coding sequence ATGCCCGTTGCGTTGCAGAATCTTATGGAGCAAATCGATAGCCGCGTTTTGCGTGAGCGAGTCCTGATTTTTTTCACAGTGCTCGCGGTTATTTTTTTATTCTGGCAACTACTACTGCAATCCCGTATAGACCAAACTACCAAAGCACTGGAAGCTGAGCAGGCGCAGTTAACCACCGAACAGCAAACACTGGATTCAAAAATTGCAACGCTGACACTGCAGATGGCGAGCGACCCTGCTATCGCCAAGCGCAAAAATATTAACGATTTGCAAGCGAGCGTTGCCCAGGTGGAAACACAGCTCGCCGGTTTGTCCCAAGGGTTGATTAGTGCGGAGCTGTTACCCAATGTGCTGCAAGATGTGTTGGCGCGCACCACAAGTGTTCAGCTCTTGCAAGTGCGTACGTTTCCTGCCAGTGAATTGCAGTTGGGATCCCCGCTGCCTAATCCTAATACGTCGGCTAATTCGGCGTCAGACACAAGCGCGAGTGGAACCGGTGTTTACAAGCACAGTGTATTGATTCGCGTGTCGGGCACTTATGCGGAATTGGTAAAACTTTTGCAGGATATTGAATCACTGCAATGGAAATTTTATTGGGAATCGTTGAATTACACCGTGAAAAAATATCCCAATGCTGAAATCGATATTCAGGTCTTTACCCTGAGTTCAGAGGAGGGATTGCTGGGTGTTTAA
- a CDS encoding MSHA biogenesis protein MshI: protein MQQINLYLPEFQPNREPLRSIHMLWGIVAFIGLLLVFSGITFNANNERALALENNRQQLEQRKAQLSELEQQRPQSNLADLDGQIVQLQQDLGRREQILSIIANKKLGNNTGYSGHLQALGNQSLETISLQAFSLQQGGSYMEFAGQTSAADQVPLYIQQLRTQAVFAQSAFGVLQIKPDASGVFEFSLAKNNPRNAPVVAKTAVQQLLEANEKAATSTAGGQE, encoded by the coding sequence ATGCAGCAAATCAATTTATACCTTCCGGAATTCCAACCCAACCGCGAACCACTGCGCAGCATACATATGCTGTGGGGCATTGTAGCGTTTATCGGCCTATTGCTGGTGTTCAGTGGTATTACCTTCAATGCGAATAATGAGCGCGCGTTGGCACTGGAAAATAACCGCCAACAGCTTGAACAGCGTAAAGCGCAATTGAGCGAATTGGAGCAACAGCGGCCACAAAGTAATTTAGCCGACCTGGATGGACAGATTGTGCAATTACAGCAAGACCTGGGGCGCCGCGAACAAATCCTGAGCATTATCGCTAATAAAAAATTAGGCAATAACACCGGTTACTCCGGTCATTTACAAGCCTTGGGTAATCAATCGTTGGAGACCATCAGTTTGCAAGCCTTTTCATTACAGCAAGGTGGTAGCTACATGGAGTTTGCTGGTCAGACCAGCGCTGCAGATCAGGTGCCTCTTTATATTCAACAGTTGCGTACACAAGCGGTATTCGCGCAATCCGCTTTTGGCGTGCTGCAAATAAAACCCGATGCGTCAGGCGTGTTTGAATTTTCGCTGGCAAAAAATAACCCGCGCAATGCACCTGTTGTTGCAAAAACGGCAGTGCAACAATTACTGGAAGCCAATGAAAAGGCCGCAACTTCTACCGCGGGAGGACAAGAGTAA
- a CDS encoding flavodoxin domain-containing protein, whose translation MSNIQIFIGSVYGGAEEVAELVGEELRALGHEVTLNTYARAEDLARDPNEIILLCHSNTGSGELPDNILPLYLHLTRDYPRISGRRFGVINLADSCYTTFNEAGVMLAAAFEDLGAQRIGEPLVLDASSGDDAATEARNWVKHWATLL comes from the coding sequence ATGAGCAACATCCAGATTTTTATTGGCAGCGTGTATGGCGGCGCCGAAGAAGTGGCTGAATTGGTGGGCGAAGAACTGCGCGCATTGGGGCATGAAGTCACCCTGAATACCTATGCGCGCGCTGAGGATCTGGCACGCGACCCGAACGAGATTATCCTGCTGTGTCATTCCAATACCGGCTCCGGGGAATTGCCCGATAATATCCTGCCGCTCTATTTGCATTTAACCCGCGATTACCCCCGCATCAGCGGCCGCCGTTTTGGTGTTATCAATTTGGCGGATAGTTGCTACACCACCTTTAACGAAGCCGGTGTTATGTTGGCCGCTGCGTTTGAAGACCTGGGCGCACAGCGTATTGGCGAACCACTGGTACTGGATGCCAGCAGTGGCGACGACGCAGCAACCGAAGCGCGCAACTGGGTAAAACACTGGGCAACACTGCTGTAA
- the mshL gene encoding pilus (MSHA type) biogenesis protein MshL produces MFTHPEMNKRLFQCSLLSLAILLSACNTHKNADKRLLGEDVLDQTASQQAARDNQTSSVPAEVNKALLNNQSLSAPASKGAYDRFDVSVRNVPAKDFFLGLVNGTGVNVVVHPQVTGSVTLDLKNVTVDDVLRVTRDIYGYEYRHDRGIYTIYANALRTEVFQINYLDVQRVGVSDTSVLLGRSQSSNNNNTNNSGGNSANAGDTANLLGMIESAQQRQNNRTSSGLAPGSRVQTLNRTDFWASLEKTVTSIIGGETEDRKVMVTPQAGMVVVTAMPHELSAVRNFLERSELSVKRQVILEAKIIEVRLNEGFEAGVNWGAISGQMGYAYASGTGTKTINSQQTLTLDENYNSLGGTRVDSESYEIGPDNLFSSIIRVNDITKVLSLLETQGTVQVLSSPRVSTVNNQKAMIRVGSDEYFVTGISSNQTSNAATTTSTPNIELSSFFSGISLDVTPQISERGEVILHIHPVVSEVQDQQKIFTVGSEEFALPLALRGVRESDSIVKAANGQVIVLGGLMTESSNNVDGKRPLLGDIPLVNTLFKTKNKSRSKTELVILLRPIVVDDKTWDEQLTEAQNSMRAMGDTYRKQ; encoded by the coding sequence ATGTTCACCCACCCTGAAATGAATAAACGTTTATTCCAATGCTCGTTGTTGTCGCTAGCGATATTGTTATCCGCGTGTAACACCCATAAAAATGCCGACAAACGTTTGCTCGGTGAAGATGTGCTCGATCAAACGGCCAGCCAGCAAGCAGCGCGTGACAATCAAACCAGCAGCGTGCCCGCCGAAGTGAATAAGGCACTGCTCAATAATCAATCGCTCAGCGCCCCTGCCAGCAAGGGGGCATACGACCGTTTTGATGTCTCTGTGCGCAATGTACCCGCCAAGGATTTTTTCCTGGGGTTGGTCAACGGCACTGGCGTGAATGTTGTTGTGCATCCGCAAGTGACCGGTAGTGTGACGCTGGATCTGAAAAATGTGACGGTAGACGATGTGCTCCGCGTTACGCGTGATATCTACGGTTATGAGTATCGCCATGATCGCGGCATTTACACCATTTATGCCAATGCGCTGCGCACGGAAGTATTCCAAATTAATTATCTGGATGTGCAACGCGTAGGCGTATCAGATACCAGTGTGTTGCTTGGTCGTTCGCAATCATCTAACAATAACAACACCAATAACTCAGGCGGCAATTCCGCTAACGCAGGCGATACTGCCAATTTATTGGGAATGATCGAGAGCGCGCAACAGCGACAAAATAATCGCACCTCATCGGGGCTTGCCCCCGGCTCGCGTGTACAAACTTTGAATCGCACCGATTTCTGGGCGTCTCTGGAAAAAACCGTCACCTCTATTATTGGTGGCGAAACAGAAGATCGCAAAGTGATGGTGACACCTCAAGCCGGTATGGTGGTAGTAACGGCTATGCCGCATGAATTAAGTGCGGTGCGCAATTTTCTGGAGCGTTCCGAGCTGAGCGTAAAGCGCCAGGTTATTTTGGAAGCAAAAATTATTGAAGTGCGCTTGAATGAAGGTTTTGAAGCCGGTGTGAATTGGGGGGCGATTAGCGGGCAGATGGGTTATGCCTACGCGAGTGGTACAGGTACTAAAACGATCAATAGCCAGCAGACCTTAACACTGGATGAAAATTATAATTCTCTGGGTGGTACTCGTGTTGATAGCGAGAGCTATGAAATAGGGCCGGATAATTTATTTTCATCCATTATTCGCGTTAATGATATAACCAAGGTGCTATCGCTTTTGGAAACCCAAGGTACAGTGCAAGTGCTGTCCAGCCCGCGTGTATCCACCGTGAATAATCAAAAAGCTATGATTCGTGTCGGTTCCGATGAATATTTTGTGACAGGTATTTCCAGTAACCAAACCTCTAACGCGGCCACTACAACCTCTACCCCCAATATTGAATTGTCATCCTTTTTCAGTGGTATTTCCCTGGATGTAACGCCGCAAATTTCAGAGCGTGGTGAAGTCATTTTGCACATTCACCCGGTAGTGAGTGAAGTGCAGGATCAGCAGAAAATTTTCACCGTCGGCAGTGAGGAATTTGCGCTGCCACTGGCGCTGCGCGGTGTGCGTGAGTCTGACAGCATTGTAAAAGCCGCCAATGGGCAAGTGATTGTATTGGGTGGATTAATGACGGAGTCGTCCAATAATGTGGATGGCAAGCGCCCGTTATTGGGTGATATTCCCCTCGTGAATACCTTGTTTAAAACGAAAAACAAATCCAGAAGCAAAACCGAGTTGGTCATCCTGTTGCGCCCCATTGTGGTGGACGATAAAACCTGGGATGAACAGCTAACAGAAGCGCAAAATTCCATGCGTGCGATGGGCGATACCTACCGCAAACAGTAG
- a CDS encoding lipopolysaccharide assembly protein LapB translates to MSLLNDMLRDLSQDLSRPQQIEQTDAEKNADKDADFFRSREQRELFAQSSAAKPLPRRLLPSILVFVVVLVGIVGVQYFLPEKPVSSTAEPAPLLPEIVQEIPTPDAVVTLSPALDERLAALESAVTKLGDAVVSAQQNTATEYTVVEPEVEPVNPNTAIPEQTASVSIQDPFSNTAINQRENSDTNEVVDNEPINGEVSGEVSGGVGDPSLFIAPSPAWQDRQFAIRMREMFQAGQAAQSVAQLQAFVTSHANPYESTTLLLDILCEQENAVAAQQALQQAGFLPAVEKTYYAAKIALLTGHDAEAISMLESALPEAESHEQYRALLAGLYQRTGMNQEAASHYRRLLSVFGEKPAYWLGFALAQDALNQSQLAMQAYQRVNQYSDLQPQVRQYIEQRLQVLQQ, encoded by the coding sequence ATGAGTTTATTGAACGATATGTTGCGTGATCTATCGCAGGATTTGTCGCGCCCACAACAGATTGAACAGACTGATGCTGAAAAGAATGCGGACAAAGATGCCGATTTTTTTCGCAGTCGGGAACAGCGGGAATTATTTGCCCAGTCAAGCGCTGCCAAACCACTGCCACGCCGTTTGTTGCCGAGTATTCTAGTGTTTGTCGTGGTGTTGGTTGGCATTGTAGGCGTGCAATATTTTTTACCGGAAAAACCGGTTTCATCTACTGCCGAACCTGCGCCTTTATTGCCTGAAATTGTTCAGGAAATACCAACGCCTGATGCAGTGGTAACGCTATCGCCAGCTTTGGATGAGCGTTTAGCTGCATTGGAGTCTGCCGTAACCAAGCTTGGGGATGCAGTTGTCAGTGCACAACAAAATACAGCTACCGAATACACTGTTGTCGAGCCTGAGGTTGAACCTGTAAACCCCAATACAGCGATCCCGGAACAAACCGCTTCTGTGAGTATTCAAGATCCGTTTAGCAATACTGCCATCAATCAGCGTGAAAATAGTGATACAAACGAAGTGGTTGATAATGAGCCCATAAATGGTGAGGTGAGTGGTGAAGTGAGTGGTGGTGTGGGCGATCCATCCTTATTCATAGCACCAAGTCCGGCGTGGCAGGATCGCCAATTCGCGATCCGCATGCGTGAAATGTTTCAGGCGGGACAAGCAGCGCAGAGCGTGGCGCAGTTACAAGCATTTGTAACCAGTCACGCCAATCCTTACGAGTCAACCACATTATTATTGGATATTTTGTGTGAACAAGAAAATGCTGTTGCCGCACAACAAGCATTGCAACAAGCCGGTTTTTTACCGGCAGTGGAGAAAACTTACTACGCTGCAAAAATCGCTTTACTGACCGGGCATGATGCGGAGGCCATTAGTATGTTGGAGTCTGCTTTGCCGGAGGCTGAAAGTCATGAGCAGTATCGCGCGTTGCTTGCAGGCTTATACCAACGCACCGGTATGAATCAGGAAGCGGCGAGTCATTATCGACGCTTGCTCAGTGTGTTTGGTGAGAAGCCTGCCTATTGGCTGGGGTTTGCATTGGCACAGGATGCACTTAATCAATCGCAATTGGCCATGCAGGCATATCAGCGAGTCAACCAATATTCTGATTTACAACCGCAAGTGCGCCAGTATATTGAGCAGCGTTTGCAGGTGTTACAGCAGTGA
- the trmL gene encoding tRNA (uridine(34)/cytosine(34)/5-carboxymethylaminomethyluridine(34)-2'-O)-methyltransferase TrmL, whose protein sequence is MLHIVLFEPEIPPNTGNIIRLAANTGCQLHLIEPLGFKLDEKSVTRAGMDYAETQDLRLHKSWEDFLASETPARIFALSTKGTHCHSDAHFQSGDYLLFGPESRGLPAAIRESLPADHVLRIPMAANSRSMNLSNAVAVMVYEAWRQLGYAGAL, encoded by the coding sequence ATGCTTCACATAGTTCTATTTGAACCGGAGATTCCACCCAACACCGGCAACATTATTCGCCTGGCAGCCAACACTGGCTGCCAGTTGCATTTAATTGAACCACTGGGTTTTAAGTTGGACGAAAAAAGCGTGACCCGCGCCGGTATGGACTACGCAGAAACCCAGGATTTACGCCTCCATAAAAGCTGGGAGGATTTTCTGGCCAGCGAAACCCCAGCGCGGATTTTTGCCTTGAGCACCAAAGGCACTCACTGCCACAGCGATGCCCATTTCCAATCCGGTGATTATTTATTGTTCGGCCCTGAATCACGGGGTTTACCCGCTGCGATTCGTGAGTCCCTGCCCGCTGATCATGTCTTGCGCATTCCCATGGCCGCTAATAGTAGAAGCATGAACTTATCCAATGCGGTTGCCGTAATGGTTTATGAAGCCTGGCGTCAGTTGGGGTATGCTGGCGCGCTGTAA
- a CDS encoding late competence development ComFB family protein — MLTNRPYVMADEVDFLHNYYERLVVQEVHDQSERVQQGDRDFLADVSCVALNRLPPRYIRHDVDMTFFMSPQDMVEIANKVSQAVTDALQYVESRERGEEVRLPPVEVSLISTRGDKGGKAAKSTKEKPATAPAKTKTPKKKT; from the coding sequence ATGCTAACTAACCGCCCCTATGTTATGGCCGATGAAGTGGATTTTCTGCACAACTACTATGAGCGTTTGGTGGTGCAAGAGGTGCATGATCAAAGTGAACGGGTACAGCAAGGTGACAGGGATTTTCTTGCAGACGTCTCCTGCGTGGCATTAAACCGCTTGCCACCGCGCTATATTCGTCACGATGTGGACATGACGTTTTTTATGTCGCCGCAGGATATGGTGGAAATTGCCAACAAGGTTTCCCAAGCGGTGACGGATGCACTGCAATATGTGGAAAGCCGCGAGCGTGGTGAAGAGGTACGTTTGCCACCCGTGGAAGTCTCCTTGATTTCCACCCGTGGCGATAAGGGCGGGAAAGCGGCCAAATCGACCAAAGAGAAACCTGCCACCGCACCCGCCAAAACAAAAACGCCGAAGAAAAAGACCTGA